The DNA region ACATGAGCGTTGGTGAGGACGGTGTAAGTTGTCCCTTGTTTGTTGATTAATACTCCACTTCCACCTTTACGATTACTTAAAACTTTTATAGTGACAGCTTGAGCTAGTTGACGAATTTTTTCTGGAGATAAGGTACTTGCCAATAGAGAAGTAGGTTGATTAGCTACTTGCTGGGATGTCGCCGCGTTGGTGATAGGTAGTAGAAAGCAAGTGCTTAAGATGGCGATAATCAACGAATTGAATTGTTTCATTTTTGTAGTTGGATAAAGTATATAGAAAAATGATGAACAAATAATTTTAAGCGACTCATCCTGCCTAGAACTCAAAGTTGCAGGGTAATAACTTAACTCTACTCAAGTGGAGTGAAATTCTTATTTAGTCATCTGGAGATGACTTGAGCTTTTAGAGGATGTTTGAAAAGTCATGATTGATGTATCAAATATTTTTTTCCCCCTCCCTAACCCTCTCCAATACAAGGCGAGGGAACCGGATTTTTCTTGTTTCCCCCCTTTACAAGGGGGGACTAAGGGGGGTAACAATGCAATTAAAATCACAGCCAATCACTTTTCAAACAACCTCTTAGCTAGGGGTTATAAACCCCTAGCGGCTGATGGTTCAGGTACGATATCTCAATTTAAATTTGATCTTATTCCTTCTCAACCGGGGCTGTTTGCAAAAACTTCTTGATGTCAATTTTGTAGTAAACTGGTTGTTGTTTAGAACTATGCTCTACTGGTTTAGTAGCACGTCCTCTAAGAATGTCTTTGAGATCATCGAGAATCTGTAGAGGATTGTCTTGAGGTCGTAGAGTTAACAGTGTGGTATCGCAAGCAGCGTCTTCTTGTTTGGCTGTGCAAATTACCGCTTGATTATTCACAGTACCATTGACGATATAAGCCAGACTTTGATTGTTGTAAGCAGTCTGGAATCGAGACGATACTTGTTGACACCTCTCTTCTGGGGTAACAGTCTGACTAGTAAACCAGGCATATTTCCAACGTATAATTGCAATTTTCCCCCGTTCTGTCCAAGCGTAAGTAGTGGGAAAGCGCAGATTAGTTGCTTGGTCATAACCTGAAGCACAGATAAAACGAACTTCATCATCAGCTTTGGCTTGATTAATTATAGAAGTGATACAAACAGCAGTCAAAGCACAGCTAGTGAATAGAGAAACGATTGGTTTGAGTTGCATAATTTTTCTCGGTAAATTTTGAAAAACAAGGCTTTTGGAATAATTGCGTATCAGATATTTTCTCAAAACCAGCACAATCAGTACAAATAAAAAATCAAACTTGATTCTTGAGATTTATCTTAAAATCAAATTTACACACAACTCTATATTTGATAAAAAGTTCATTTATCTCAGTCGCACAGATTTGGAGGTGAAGTTTTCTTCACCATTGTCAGTCTCTAACTGAGACTTGCTAAAGTAAATATGAAATTTCTTCATGCTTACTACTTGTCTTGTTGTCATCCACATTATTTTGTTTTTAGAGAAATATAACTGCTACTAAAACAATCTAATCTTGGTGAGTGGCACAAAGTCAAGTACCCCAAAAATTCCTGATTTATTTGATGGATAACTTATTACTGAAAACTACGTTTATCGAATTTATCGATTCCTTGATTTGGGGTAAAGGCAAAATAATGGTATTATTTTTAGCAAAATCTAGGCTGTGTTAAGTAAGTCAGCACGATAAAACCAAGGGTTTCTAACCCACCTTCGTGGGTTTTGTCTGTATAGCCAAGCCAGTGCGGTCTTCTCCCAAAGGTAGAGGCTAGCGCCTGCGGTAGGATGCCCGAAGGGCTGTAGGGGGTTTCCCCCATGAGCACCTATTGAATAGACCTCTTGCATAAATCAAAAATAAAGAACCCCACCCCGCATTTGCTGACGCAAACGCTCCCCTCCCCGCTAGCGGGGAGGGGTTGGGGGTGGGGTGTTAGGGACTTTTGCAAGAAGTCTAATGGCTTTATGTAAATTCTTGGGGGTTGNNNNNNNNNNNNNNNNNNNNNNNNNNNNNNNNNNNNNNNNNNNNNNNNNNNNNNNNNNNNNNNNNNNNNNNNNNNNNNNNNNNNNNNNNNNNNNNNNNNNNNNNNNNNNNNNNNNNNNNNNNNNNNNNNNNNNNNNNNNNNNNNNNNNNNNNNNNNNNNNNNNNNNNNNNNNNNNNNNNNNNNNNNNNNNNNNNNNNNNNNNNNNNNNNNNNNNNNNNNNNNNNNNNNNNNNNNNNNNNNNNNNNNNNNNNNNNNNNNNNNNNNNNNNNNNNNNNNNNNNNNNNNNNNNNNNNNNNNNNNNNNNNNNNNNNNNNNNNNNNNNNNNNNNNNNNNNNNNNNNNNNNNNNNNNNNNNNNNNNNNNNNNNNNNNNNNNNNNNNNNNNNNNNNNNNNNNNNNNNNNNNNNNNNNNNNNNNNNNNNNNNNNNNNNNNNNNNNNNNNNNNNNNNNNNNNNNNNNNNNNNNNNNNNNNNNNNNNNNNNNNNNNNNNNNNNNNNNNNNNNNNNNNNNNNNNNNNNNNNNNNNNNNNNNNNNNNNNNNNNNNNNNNNNNNNNNNNNNNNNNNNNNNNNNNNNNNNNNNNNNNNNNCGACTACTCGAATTCAAGGGAGCATCCCAATTTTGCAAATCTACCAAGATAATCAGCAATTTTTGTAGGGAGGACACTGCTTAACGTTCACTCAAACCCTTATTTTTATGTTGTGGGCAGGGTGGTTTCATCCGAAAAAAGAAAAATACATAAGTCTTGATTTCTTGTTTTGTGGCATAGCTTTTTCCCTCACTTCCATTCCTCTCCCCCACGGGGGGAGAGGCTTTGAAACCCAGTTTTAGTTTTTCTTTGCTTGTATGAAACCACCCTGCTTCCCTATGAGCGAAGGGGGAAAATTCAAAGCCTCTCTCCTTTTAGGAGAGAGGTTTGGAGAGAGGTCAAAATATTAAGTTGCACATCGCGTGACTTACGCAAGAGTTACGGAATAACGAACCGCAGAGGCGCAGAGAAGCCAGTGCGCCCTTGCGGTTCCCCGACTTGTTCGCTCTTAGCGTTCCCGCAGGGTAGCAACTGGCGCGACACGGAGAAATCAGAGTTTGAGAGATATTTTGCGTAAGTCCTTTACTTAAAAATAGGTGAATTAGAACTAGAAAAATGCTGATAAATCAAGAAAATTTTGAAAAAATATATCAGGATGAATTGACTCCTAAACAAAAGAAAGTATTGCCTTTATTTTTAGCTGGACAAACAGATGAACAGATAGCCAAAGAACTTGGCGCTACCCATCGTTCTACAGCTAGCCATCAACTCAGAAATATATCTACTAAATTTGGTTTTCCCCCTGAGACTGAACCAGATTATCGGTGTAATCTGATTGAGATGTTTGCTAAATATAAGCCAGAGTTAGTTAGTGTTAAAGCTTTAGAAAAATGTGGGCATATCATTCAGAATATCCGCTTTCCAGAAGGGCCGGAACCACTAAATTCTGCTTTTTATCAAGAACGTTCTCCCATCGAATCTCGTTGTTATATTGCTATGAAAGAACCAGGC from Nostoc commune NIES-4072 includes:
- a CDS encoding COP23 domain-containing protein; translation: MQLKPIVSLFTSCALTAVCITSIINQAKADDEVRFICASGYDQATNLRFPTTYAWTERGKIAIIRWKYAWFTSQTVTPEERCQQVSSRFQTAYNNQSLAYIVNGTVNNQAVICTAKQEDAACDTTLLTLRPQDNPLQILDDLKDILRGRATKPVEHSSKQQPVYYKIDIKKFLQTAPVEKE